The nucleotide window AGGTTCTGAGGAAGCAAGTAACAATTCATTGTGTATAACGGTACTGCTTGAGCTACCGCTTTGATTAGAATTTCTCTACCTGCAGCACTGAGTAATTTAGATCTTCAACCTGTCAATTTTTTGGACAAGTTATCTTTAATATAGGCAAATGTATCAGATCTAGACCTGCCAACAAGGGTCGGGATCCCTAAATACTTCTCATGCTTATCCACCACCTGAACTCCCAGAATCTGGGCCATACTGTCCCTCATATGTGGCAAAACACTTCCACTGAAGACAACATTACTCTTCTGTAGGTTCACTTGTTGCCCAGAAGCTCTTTCATAAATATTAAGCAAATTTCGTACCATACGACAAGCTTGAGGTGTTGCATTGGAATAAAGCATACTATCGTCAGCGAACAAAAGATGACTAATAGTAGGAGCACCATCACAAATACATAATCCCAACCATTGGTCAGTAGACACCGCATGTGATATAAGGGCAGATAGACCTTCTGCACATAATAAGAATAAATAGGGAGACAAGGGATCTCCTTGCCGCAACCCACGCTGCGGTGTAACATAACCTCTAGGTGTGCCATTAACAAGAAAAGAATATCGTACCGTAGAGAGACAGGACATGATAAGATCCACCCATTGAACAGCAAACCCCATTTTAAGCATGATGCGCTGCAAGAAACCCCACTCCAATCTGTCATAGGCTTTACTGATATCCAGTTTAAGTGCCAAAAAACCTTCTTGACCACGGCGCAGCTTGTGCATGTAATGAGCTAGCTCTGACGCTACCAAAGTATTATCCGAGATCAACCGATTAGGAACAAACGCACTTTGGTTGGGGGAAATAATATCTGGCAAAAAACTCTTGAGCCTGTTAGCAATAACCTTTGATGCTATTTTATAAATGACATTGCATAAGGAAATTGGTCGAAGATGGGACATAGTCACAACTTCCTTGATCTTTGGAATAAGAGCTACAAAGGTGTAATTCAAATCAGGAGGGATTTCAGAGTGGGATAACATCGAAATCACCGCTTGACTAACCTCTTGTCCGACAAGATCCCAGTATTTCTGGAAGAAAAAAGGTGAGAGACCATCTGGCCCTGGTGCTTTTGAAGGGTGCATTTGAAATAAAGCAGTGCGAACCTCCTCCGCACTATAAGGAGCCAATAAAAGCCCATTCATGGCTTCCGAAACTCGAGGCTCAATAGTCTGAAGAACTAAGTCTTGAGCCTCCAAATCAGAAGGTTGGGAACTGAACATATTCTGAAAATAATCCACCACAACCCCATCTATACCGGCTTTAGACTCTTGCCATAACCCATTCTCATCAAAAAGACCCTTGATCTTATTTTTTTGACGCCTATTCGAAGCTTTTGTGTGAAAAAATCTGGAGTTCCGATCACCGTCCTTAAGCCAAATTGCTCTAGAACGTTGCCTCCAAAAAGTCTCGTCGATGGACATCAGTTCATTCAAACGTTGCGAACACTGTAGTTTGAGAACATTATCATTTTGGTCAAAAGGTTTCTGCAAGAGAGCAGCCAGCTGAGCTCTCACCCCTTCCACCTCCTCTCTTCTACTACGAAAAACAGTTCTGTCCTAATCTAGGAGTTGAGTCCCCAATCCCCGAACTTTGCGGCACAGTTGGAGCATAGGTTCCCCACCATAAGGAGTACGCCATGCCTCCTCCACCTTTGACGAGAAGCCCTCATGAGCACACCACATCTCTTCAAACCGGAAGTGACGTCGAACTTTATCATGGTGCATTTGTTCCTTACGAACCTCCAAAAGCAGGGGTACGTGGTCCGACCTACTGGGGTGGAGATTAACCACACGTGAAAAACCGAATTCCGATATCCAGGTTGGGGTACAGGTGCCCCTGTCCAACCTCTCCTTCGTGTGCGAATCAGACCACGTATACAATCCTCCAGCAGAACCCATATCCTTCAGGTTACAATCCGAGAGGGCATCCCGAAACACCTGCATCTGTCCTTGACTGCGCACCCTGCCTCCTGACTTCTCTCCCAACTCCAATATTTCATTGAAATCACCAGCAACTACCCAAAGATCCCCTGGATTCCGGGCTAGAGATCGTAACATATTCCACGATAAGTGGCGTTGTCCAGTCTCTGGATGACCATAAAACCCCGTGAAACGCCACTCCACCTCGTTAGGGGCTTGTATATAGGCATCAATATAATACCGCTTCACGTCTTGAACCCTAACCGAGATGGAGTCATCCCAAAGTAAAGCGAGACCCCCTGCTCTCTCCACGCGGTCGAAGTGGGCAATATGAGGAAACCCAATAGAGCGCCTAAGAGATTGATGTTGCTCCTTAGTGCAATGAGTTTCGCTGAGGAAAACCAGATTGATGCGATGCTTTTGAATTAACATCTTCAAAGCATGTCTAGTTCGTCTATTCACAATACCTTGACAGTTCCAGAACAGAATATTCATTGAGGGATCGAAACAAGGTGAACTGAGCACCCGCTGAAGCCGCCCGGCGGCACTACAGAAATCTGGAAAACCCTAGACCAAGGCACCAGGGCTCCGCAGTTTTCGCTTCTCAACTTAAATATTAAATGACCATGTTAAGAATGACTAATTGATATTTTGATATTCTAAAATAtctaatttctttttcatatattGTGGAGTAGGCATCTTCGAAACAATGTTTTAATTTGTACTATATTTAAGTTGTTAAAATGATAATGCACATTGGGAAGTCTCTACATCATCCTGGAACAATGATGAAAGTTTGTCCAGAACTACATTTACCCAGAGTAGTCTAGAATTTATTTAGAGTTATCATGTAACTAAGCAATCAAGCAAGTAATCAAGTAAGAATTTATTTAGAGTTATCATGTAACTAAGCAATCAAGCAAGTAATCAAGTAAGAGGCAATATGAGTAATCAAGTAAGAAGCAATATGATTAGAAGTTCAGCCTCCTCCTAATAACATTTAAGTCCCAAAGTCCTGCTCTGATCCACTTGCCCACCGGTCCCAACACTCACCAATTCTAACAACAGCAAAATAACAGGACAATTGTAATACCATGGTCTGTGCTTGATAATAAAGGAGATTAGAATTTCGCAAAATGAAAATCAAGTAGCTCGTGCATCTCTCTCGAAATTATTCTCTATGCACAGAAATAATGACCTTAATACATGTACGACGTCTATAATATGTACGACCTTAACAAAGTAATAGAATTAATTATAATATGATGACaaatttgaacaaatgaaggaGCACACCTTCCCATTTATGATATACGTAAACTCGGCATTCGTTTGGAGATGGAGATGCTTCAATATCTGAAAACCTTCGGCACCTATTTGATCGACAATACTATTATTAACACCCTCTGTCCCCTCCAAGTACAAGTCTTCAGTTCTTTTCAGCAACATTCTTAGACCTTGGTCTAATTCATTGCTGGCAGTGAGTCGGAGCTTTAGTGCATTGAGGGCTTCATCCACATTATCCCATTTCCACGCATAACCAATACATATTTGGAATCTCTTTAACTTACTagtggtgaacaaatctgctgGAAGGATGCTAGCATCTGGGATATGTATTTGTAAAGCAGTTAGCTGAGGCAAGTGCTTTAGCTCTTCAAGGtttgcatttcttctttcaccACTGATGACTCCTTCACCCTCCCATCGATTAAAGCTGTTACCCATTCTCAAGTTTTCTAACCTTTTCAAGTTTGATATAACATTAGGTGAAATCACTTCGAGTTGAGAGCAACCATTCAAATCCAAAAATCGTAGACGAGTCAATTGCCCTATTTCTTTGGGCAACTCTTTGAATTTGGACTCTATAAAGCTGAGAATTTCCAAGTTTTGTAGCTGTCCGATCAGAGTTACATCTCCCAAGGTGCATTGATCCAAACACAACGTTCGAAGGCTTTCTAGGAATTGAAGAGATGAAGGTAGCAATGGGATACTCAACTTAGTCAAGTCCAATACCCTGACTTTCTTCATCCCTCCAAAAAAGTTGCTAGGAATTTCCAAGTAGTGATCAACATCCCTACTAGTAAAGTTAAACATTTTCAGTTCTGGGCATTCCAAACCTTTCGGAAGCTGGGGGATACTGCAGCTTTTGAGAATGATCATAGTGCAATTTGTACAAAAATCCTTAGTCGGCCATTCTTTGAACTCGTCTCCAATAGCAACTTTGAAGACGTGTTTATCTCTCCAGGCAATCCGGTTTACAACTTCATGAACAAGATCATGCATTCTGACAACTCCATTATGATCATTGTCCTCTAGCAACAGACAATAATCTTTAAGTTTTTCAACCAGTGAATGCAATGCATCCTGTGCTTCTTCCATTGTATCCACGTTTTTAATCAAACCCAAGCCCATACTATATTTCAGTAAATCATTAAGACATATAGAGGAACCCTTGATAATTCCAGAAAGCAAGAACAATGGCTTAAGCTCCTTATCATCTAATTGCTCGTAACTCCACTCTAGAGCCGAGTACGCTTTTTCCATAAATCCTTGCTTGTCAAATATTTTTAGGCGTCGCAAGGCATCTTTCCAAGCATGTAATTCACTTCTATTCTTCAGGGCACTTGCAACTGTTACCACTAAAACTGGCAAGCCTCCACACTTTTGGGCTACTTCTGTTGCTACTTCTCGTATGGCAAAATTTTGAACAACATCACCTGCCATCTTCTCAAATAAA belongs to Rosa chinensis cultivar Old Blush chromosome 4, RchiOBHm-V2, whole genome shotgun sequence and includes:
- the LOC112200619 gene encoding disease resistance protein At4g27190-like, producing MEFLVAIGTGIVGKIAEFTVAPVIRQVGYVIHFNKNLKKLESQVDKLGDARQSMKRAVETEERKGREIKAGVKNWLTKVDEMTKEADDFLKDEQHAETRCLHGFCPNLKFRHHRSRKSTKLFQEVAELLRTDSGDIAYDVKPEEVCITPAKDYQAFDSRTSVAKEIMNELRQSNTDMIGVYGIGGVGKTTLAKEVYRQAQQDKTLFDDAVIVLDVKKIPGLEEIQKRIAEKLGMDILGDETTDKRASRLCSRIKKKKVLVILDDIQEKIDLEIVGLPLVSNCKVLLTSRTREVLSGEMHTQKEFQLDLLDAEENWSLFEKMAGDVVQNFAIREVATEVAQKCGGLPVLVVTVASALKNRSELHAWKDALRRLKIFDKQGFMEKAYSALEWSYEQLDDKELKPLFLLSGIIKGSSICLNDLLKYSMGLGLIKNVDTMEEAQDALHSLVEKLKDYCLLLEDNDHNGVVRMHDLVHEVVNRIAWRDKHVFKVAIGDEFKEWPTKDFCTNCTMIILKSCSIPQLPKGLECPELKMFNFTSRDVDHYLEIPSNFFGGMKKVRVLDLTKLSIPLLPSSLQFLESLRTLCLDQCTLGDVTLIGQLQNLEILSFIESKFKELPKEIGQLTRLRFLDLNGCSQLEVISPNVISNLKRLENLRMGNSFNRWEGEGVISGERRNANLEELKHLPQLTALQIHIPDASILPADLFTTSKLKRFQICIGYAWKWDNVDEALNALKLRLTASNELDQGLRMLLKRTEDLYLEGTEGVNNSIVDQIGAEGFQILKHLHLQTNAEFTYIINGKVCSFICSNLSSYYN